Within Eublepharis macularius isolate TG4126 chromosome 19, MPM_Emac_v1.0, whole genome shotgun sequence, the genomic segment taaagaaaatatggaggagagatacttggccaaagcCGGCGCGAtccttgggtctctatccaccaGCAAATAAGGGACTATATTGTCTTTTGGTACAATAGGGGTTAGTTTGTTTAAGATAGTAGCAATCCACAGTTCGTGATGAGAATTATAAGGAGGGCATTCCAGTATTATATGAGGAAAAGAATAAACTTTTCCCATATCGCATTTGCAAAGTCTATCCGAATAGGGTATATTTCGGTATCTCCCGGGTAAAACTGCTGAAGGGGCAGCATTCAGACGTGCGAGCATAAATGCTCGGCAATAGCGAGAAACTGGTAAGAGTTTAATGTAGGCTGGAGTTGTTAGAGATGGAAggatgccaaagaactgggtTGAACATAGTCTCCGAGCACGTATAACTGAGCTAGAGTAATCTagatcttttatttatttcttgatgGTTGCTAATGATTCACTCTTTCCACATCTCAGTATATCGTCCTTTACTAACGCAAGGCTAAATAGTTTCTTACCTATTTCTTGCATCCAACTGGAGTGGGATTGGTCTTGATTTAGCTTGTACAGCAGACCATCCATGGCTTAGTTCACACCCAATGTGAAAACCACGGGTTTATTTCAGCTATGGCTTTTTATGGCTTGCAGATGATAATTCAGGTACTGACTGGATTCAAGATCTACGTAACATGTAgttcgtcttcgtccttctgctcagccccacattgggactgtgcacgtgCAGGCCGGCCTGCGCgggcgcagtcccaatgtgtgtctgcacagaagacacgcgacaaacaacagttacaggtaagaaacactgtttttaagTCCTGCTTATGTGAGGTATTGCAGAGAGTTTCAATTATGTAGCTCCCCTTCCTCCGCTTGAACTGGTAAAGCCCAAGCAAAGAAGGCTATATCACCAGATTTTGTTTTAATACGTTTGAGACAACTGCAGAGAAATTCGGGCCCACAGAGACTAGCTActtagggggggggagttttttttaaaaaaaattgagcctGTGAGGTCCTCTTCCCCTCACCCTTATTCTCAAGCCAGTTACCTGATCCAGATGTCATGCCATCAGGAACACCCGGCGCAAAGGTCACGTGGTGAGCCGAGCCGGGGCTGCGACCGGGTGGCGACGTCCTTTCCCAGTTTCTGGCTCCGAGGGCGTGATGTTTCTCTGGCAGTGGAGGCTGCTGCTGTTCGCAGAGGTGATCCCGACTGGAGGGGCTACTCTCTACACCTGTGTAATAGGCTGTTGCAATGGGGAAGGCTGGAGTCGGTGAGCCCTGTGTGTCAGTAAGACCGTAGTTGAGGGCTGGCGGCTGGACGCTGATGGAGCAGTGCCCGAGAGAAGGGCTATTGTTGGGGCAATGGGAAAGGGTACTCATCTCGGGCCCGGCTCTCTCGTTGTGCAGGCGGCCATTACAGGCCGTTGGACTCTGAGGTGATGCTGGAGTACTGGACACAGTTCTGCAGGTGGGAGAGGGCTGGCCGTGGCAGGGAACCACCGGGCTGCTCCTCTGGGCCTGTCTCTCCACGACAGGTCCTATTTGGTGCCCTAATTTGTCTTCCGCCGATAAGTCACGAGAGGCTGCTGCCGTGTGAGGGCCGGACATTTCTGATCCGTTTTGGTGTGGCTGGGCCTCTTGAAAGATGCTATGTTTGGTTGTGGGTGAGATGTGTGGTGGGCTGGATGTGCAGTGAGCACGGGAACACGCCTGTGGCGACTGGAGGCCTAGCCTCAGTGATGTTCCGTTAGTTTGAGGCCTGAAGGCAGGGAGATGGGTGAAAGCTTGCATTGGGGATGGAGTCTGTGTGGGACTGCTTGGGGAAGCCATCTTCTCTGGGCCTCTTTTCCAGCCAGGAGAAGCCAGCTCCTCAGGGGCTGAGTGAAGCGTTGGTTCAGGTGGGTTGGTGGCTGTGTTGCCGTGCTTGCGTGTTCCAGGGCTGGAAAGCAGCAAACAAACAATGAGTAAATTTTGAGAACTTTGCCTGGTATCCACAGAAAGATATCCTCACCTCTGGCACTACAGCAACTGTCAGGAGAAAGAATTTTTTGTTGCTCGCCATTGGcaccagtcctctctaggaatcaccaaaaactctgtggttttaccataacATTTCTATCAATTCCTTGAGAGGCAAAAACACATCATCGCAAATGGCCACCCTCGTATCTCTGCCACCTCCCTTTCCTTGTTTCCTGCTGGTTGCTGGGCCAACCTGGTCTGGAAACTCTATCCTGTGCCAACATGGTAATGCAGCCAATCAAATCTGAAATTGACTGCCAAACCTACCACAAAACCATTGAATAATAATATTTTGGTGTCACCTTTCtgcacaaatatatatatttttttaaaaaagaggctcAGGCAGGAAAAGCTGGAAGACCCTTGCTCTATGACATACTTGCCTGTCACTGCTGAATACTGGGCTACTGGTGTGCATGGGAGGGCCCGATATGTCTGCACAAGTAGCTCGACCGTCCTGCAGGTGCTGCTGAAGTGGGCTGGGAACCTCTTGCCAGGAGACGGCCTCTCTGCACTCTTGCAGCTCTGTGGAAAGCAAGCAGAGGGGAAACCTGTATCGTCATCCAGGACGGAGCCAAGTTATGCCAACCCATTCACGTTCAAGCCTTTCGGAGTCAGGGCTGGGTCCTCGATTTCTGGGCCTTGGACAACAGATAGGAATATAGGGAGCTGCGTTATATCGAGACAGGCCACTGGTCTGTCTAGCTCTGTACTCTGACGGcagtagctttccagggtctcaggcggagaaACGTCTTTCCCAACACTGGCTACTTGTCAGTGGGCCCAACTACACATTACGATTTATAACATGTATCTGGATTCCCTCCATCGGACTTTGAGTCAGACACGTATCAGCTGTGCATAGAGCTCCAGTCAACCACTGACAACCAAAGGGGAGTATTTGGGAGACGGGGACTTGAGAAatgatgtggtgacatcacttccagttgagcacccagaagtgatgtcacaacgctctaggaattcctcagtctctatggtaaagaatAATGTTGCTTCTCGACCCTGTTTTTGCTCCTGCTGGAATAAAGAGCCCTGGCTGTGCTTGGAGGCCACAGGCCACAGTTTGCCTACTGCTACCAGGCAAGTGGTATCTCTAGCTCTGAGGGAATTCTCTTCACCAAGCATGCAGGGCCTGATTCGGATCGCGACACTGGCATGGAGTGCTGGGGAATCTTTCTAaccggagatgctggggactgaaccaagaagcaaagcacatgctctgccCTTCtgacaggctgtttccacatgcccttaaagggatggcccactcaccgaacactggtggcttttcctcatgaatccagacatctccgtttgcaaaatggttgcgggCCATCTGGCTTCCATTTTCTTGGTGCCTTTTTTTGGTAACGCACtttctgcagtcccagaaaaggtgtcaaaaaaagggaagccaaacagcctgcatccGTTTTGCAAACATTAGTGTGCCGactctttaagggcatgtggaaccGGCCGAAGTCTGAAGTTTCTCCAGGTCTAGAAATATaatgatataaataataaataaatactctttcAAGCCTTTCACACACATATATACCCTGAACTGAGAGTTGAGTTTGTAGTTCCTTTCTAGTCTTATTATTTCTCCCCCTTGATGGCTGAGCACAAAACGTGTCTCGCAAGATGCCCCACCTTTTGGCAGAAATTGCAAGTGATCCCTCTGGATCCATCATTTACTTTTAACACACTCATTCACCCTTCTTCCTGTTCAAGGGATCTCTTAATGGATTCATCTTTTAAGAAGTTGATAGTATAAGAGAAATCTACCTGATCTCTTGCTTCTAGCACTGATCTCACATTTGCATATGATATAGGGAGGCTGTATAAAATAGTTGCATAGAAACGCTTGGGAAAAGGAACCCTTGGTGATTTATCTCTGTCGCCTGCCTGGGAAACCTCCTCCCACCAGTTTGGAAACTGAATGCCTTCCATGCTGGTCACTTACCACGTGGCCTTTCTGGGGCCCCTGGTAGGAGGTATCCTTCGCTGTTCTCCAGGGGCTCATACCCATGCTTCCTCGGGGTAGGATACAGTTGGCTGGTTGGTGAAATGGAGCCTGAATGCGGAGATCCTGAGTACCCCGAGGCATAAGGGGAAATGCAGGTCTTGCCTGGGGCTCTGCCATATGTGTACGATGCTACTGGAGGATAAGCTGGACCGTAGCGGGGATACGGGAACGGTTCTGCATTCTCTTCCATGATCTTTGCCCTCTGGTGTGCAGGATAACCAAGGTTTAGGTGCGGAGGCACCATCTTCGGCTCGAAGTTAAAAGCCTGGTGTTGCCCATGGGACACATGGTGATGCCCATAGGTAGCTGGCATAAGAAGAGGCACAGGCTGACCACCCCGGTGTAGTGGATGATGGAGGGACGGCCTCGTGTTCTCCATCCCCCATAGATCAGGTTCCCGGTCTAGGCGTAGGCCGTAGAAGGAAGCAGTGGGCATCCTTGCCTCTTCACGAGCTACCTCTTGGCAATCCTGGCAGGGGCATAAGAAAGTGGGCGGATCCTCCAAGATTATTAGCTCCTCAGGCTCCCGTCGACTCGGACTGTGAGGGGGCAGTGGTTCATGGCTGAAAGGGTAAGAGTGGGGTTGTACGCCCTCAGAAAGCGAGCGGTATACCCTCTGTTTCTCTTCATACCCCTCAGGGTGTGTGTGGGTATGCCCACCATTGTAGATGGGCTGTCGCCGCTCCAAAGTGCCATCTGGTCTGTAATAGCCTATGTTGTGAGGCCTTTCAGGGCTGTGGGAGCGGTAACCAAGGCGGCAGGAACAGTGGCGGGCCAGGCCCGGGCGGTGAGTTTGGTAGGAAAAGTGGTGTCCTGGAGGGCCTACGTCTGAGAGCTCATCTTCCAAAATGGCAGTTTCTCTCTCCTTGGGGGCAACGGTGGAGGCGGGAATGTCATGAGAACAATTTCCCTCACTCTGCTGCCGGGAAGGAGGTTGGACGCCAAATCCACCCAACAGCCTGTCCAACTCCTCCTTCTCGGCAAGGGTGGGCTGGAGCCTGGATGGCGGCGTGTTGTCGTCCGCCTTCTCGGTCAGCATGGACGAGTGCCCTGAGTCGCTGCTGATGGAAAGGAGGCGCCCGCCTTGCTGCGGAGGGGActctgggctgctggggctgccGTTGCTAGAAGAGAAGTCGCTAAGGTCACATTTCTTCTTGACCCTGGCATAGAGGCTGCCGTCAAGCGGGCCCCGGGTATGTGAGACATCTGTAAAGGACAAATGGGACGCTGCTCAGGGGACAGAGATGGAAGGGGTAAAGCAAGGCGGAAAATCAGCACGCCTCTTGTCTGTGTGGCCTGGAATCTCCCCATTGTGCAGCTAGcacactcaaaagcttgcacctcCCCACTTGAACGCCTGCATCAAAGGGCCGTGTTGTCTTAGATCACACTAGATTCCTAGAGTCACTTGAGGAAGgctctttaggctggaggaagattgcaacctttgctcagtggagtggtaggataggggtagAATGACCCCGGTGCAAGAAGAAGAGATAATCCCTAATGCCATTCCTAGAGCTCCAGCCTTGATCAATATTGCACCCCTTCAAATCACTATTAGATATgaagagagaaggtaaagatAGGAAAGAGATATCTGAATAGAAGTGAAACATTAAGGATAAGGCAAGTTCTACATAGACATGTGAACTATATGCTTTCAACGACTTCAGTTTAGGTTTATGGTTTAAACGTATATGTTTAGTTTATATTTatgttttataggctggggtttTTTATGTATGACGAAGATGATGTTTAGGTTTATGCAGATAATTGTAGTAGGAAATGATATCAGGTGTATGATTTAGGTGACTGAATGATCATATTTTTGAGTTTgttaattgaaattaaaaaatttaaaaaaaatattgcatcCCTTCCCACAACTTCTTTTTCAGGGCCCAATAAGACATCTGGagatctagggccaagctacaagtgacgaatgacacttgaacggcaagtggatcgagtggagggcaagtgaacagggagaaatacacttgccgttcaagtgtcattcgtcacttgtagcttggcccttagtcacggAACTCCAAACTCGGGGTAGTTTATCCCCCGCAAGTGCAGTTTAATGGTCACGCTGAGAATCTATTCAGGCTTTGTCCAGCAGAGGGCAATAGTTGATAACTTTTGGCCAAGGCCAGTCTGCATTTTCTTCCTTGCACAGAGATCCAAAGAGGCCATTTCCTTCCTGTCGTCCATGCATCCAACTCGCCAACCCTCCCTCCCTTTTGCAAGCATTCACAGCACTCTTTCAGTACTGGGATCCCAAGAGGACTGTCCTTCCCCTTCTCCCAACATCTGCTCTTGCTGGAAAGGAGAAGGTGGCTTTATTGCATCCCGctatggtttttttcccccctggtaTCTGACGTGGCTGCACCACAACTATTAAAGTGTCATTTGGCTACTCCCTCTGATATCTTATTTATTGTAGTTCTTAACGAGTTTACTTTAGGTGGACATTAGGAGGAAACTGTAATCAGGATAGATTGAGCAAAAGCCAGCTGTTGGGATTACAGCTCCTGGGAGCAACCGTGGTCAGACGTTTGAGCTTGTGGGAGGGGCATTTCCATCCAGACTGCGAGGGGGGGCAGGATGTTTGTCTTCAAAATACCAAACTTCATTAATATCAACAAAAGGGAAAGGTATTTGGGCTCTGCCCTCAATTGTGCAACACTCCCCCTCCAGCCTTCTGCCTGGTTGCCAAGTGTTATGAATTTCTGGTGTGCCAGCTGAAAACATTTCTCCAGATCATTTTCACTCTCTCTCCCTGAAATATCTGCTGgactgttgggttttttttaaaaaaaaacatgcacacATGCGCTCACACATACATGATTTTTATGTGGCCTGCacaattattgattttatgcagTATTTCAAGCTGTTTTGTTGCACATATAAGGGCCCAACTAAATGTAATAGTAGTGTTCTTGTAGCCACCACGAGGATACCAATGcggacattttaaaaacattttaaaatcccaTGAGGGATTgggcttagagttgccaacctccaggtgggtctgtatgtaccccagagagcgctAAGATCAGCAAGTAAgcatctactggtgatccctagccctagggaggctcgtttggcctcgaccagggccagggccttttcagtcctggcccctacctggtggaattctctgtcggaggacactcaggcctgccaagaccttatatcttttgggcagacctgcaagacagaggtgttccaccaggtgtttgGTTGAGGCCGGTCTAGGTGTTCTTCTGgaaatagggctgccaatcccccacctcctccccccccgaccccacttacctggccagtaggggggtgcaccccctggggtgccccctggtGGCAGAGTGTGCCCCCACATGGTGCACGTACCCCCGCACCCCgcaatgggcctgtttggggctgaatcaggcctgtggGGGAGGGATTTAGCCCTTCGGCGAGCATGGGTGCACAtgccgggctgccctttgacccgtgtgatgatgtcacttcccggaagtgacatcatcacacacgccGGGAGCACATACGTGGGAAGGCGCACCAGATGCTGCAAATGGTGAGTGCTGTGTTCcctgtcccccaccaggggactaaaGGGATCTGGTAACTCTATCTGGAAATGCCTCCCTAACTGGTCTCCTGTCGGGGGGGGGGCTACATAACATCTGCCCCCCACAAGAAGTCACAGTGATGACATCAGTGCgtaccccctcccccctttgttTGTATTATGGTTGGGAGAACAGAGGGAGCTGCCATCTTGGGATTTTACATATATTTATCGCTGACCTGGTTTTAATGTGTTTGAATGGTTTTATTCTGTATTATTagattgttgtaacctgccctgagcccgcttgcaaggAGGACGGGCTAGAAatgaaatatattattattattattattattattattattattattattattattattattattattaacaatgataactcatctccagactacagaaaaaagttcctatggagaaaatagctgttttggagggtaaaTTCTACGCTGTTATACAccactgagatctctcccctaaaccctcccctccccaggttccatcccccagatctccaggaatttcccaccccaacattggcaaccctaattgggccTGCAGTGCACCGCTTGTCCCCCACCACGCCAAAACAGCTGCacgaggggggggggattgcgtGCACACACAGCTGTTCCATCACTTGCAGCAGGCTCAATCGGGACCAGGCACTCACAACGTTTTTAAATGGCGGCAGCTCCAAGGATCCCATCGTGTCTAGACTGGCCCTAAGGCTGCTGTTTTTGAAGCTGCTTTTAAGAAGCTGTATTGATTTTTGCCCGTTTTCATGACTTAGGTTTTGGACTATTTTTACTCATGTTGGTtcttcttgctttttaaaaaattgaaagctgTTTCAAGGACCGATTTGGTTGAAGGTAATTACGaaaattataccccactttttcatGAAAAAACACTTAGGGAAGGTGACGACCGAAAGTTTAAAGTGGTAagcatgttttaaataataaaacgAATAGAAGAAAACGAATCCATCATAAAAGCCAGCAAAAACAATCACCGTCCCGAAGTAAATTGAAGCCCGGGCAGTTtaaatatttcttaaatttttaaatgtttgttgagGCACTTTATTATTTTTGGAggcctttcccttcttttcttctcccTTCGGCTTTTGTATTTTTACCTGGTCTATACATGCATCTCAATCAGGTTGCAGAAATAGCACGGCAGGATTTTAAAACTTTCTCAATAATGTGCTGATTTTCCATTTGCAAGGAATTtaaaatgtggggaggggggagcattcAAAAGCAGTACCCCCTCTCCTTTGATCTGGAGTGGTACAGGCCCATTCTGTCACATATGGAGGGGCAAGTAGCATCTCGAGTGACACAAGGGCTAGCCAATCAATGCTGATTAAATCTGGTTTCTCCTTAGAGACAGCTTTATCCTAGACAGGCTATTGGTGATCTCAGTTATAGACCGAGATCCACCAATAGACTTCCACTGCTAAAAAATTAGTGCTGCCTAAAGCCTCAAAAGACTGTGAACTTACAGGCTCTTTTTGGAAGATGTGATTTTCAGGATGCTCAATTCTGGTTCCCAAACCAAattccaggctcccccccccaccacataaACAGCCCCCAGAATGTGGTAGTCAGAGTTTACTGATCTATCTGCTTCGTAGAAATGCTTTGTTTCTGGCAAGACTTCTGTACCTTCCAGGCTGTCCTCGTGGCGCAAGTTGAAGTGTTCATAGGAGTCCCACCGCACGATCGGGTCAGAGATGTTGTAATCCACCGTAGCTGCAGCATGGTTCCTATATGTCTCCCGGCCTGTGGCAAGAGATAGGAGAGGCAAGAAAACATGGAACCAAAGGAACAAAGACCCTCAACTGCTTTAGAAAACCCCAAGAGTGATCTACAGGAAGTACCCATTGGAGCAGGAGATGTTTTGGAAAACACTACCAGTGATCTACAGGAAGTACTCATTCTGAAGTTCTTTCCTCCATCATAGGGTAGGGTCGCCAGATGCTCAGTACTCACCCGGACtgtctggtattttgggggactgtctggGAAAACATTCCCCAAACACTGCATaccctcccttccctttccctctcccctgttGCCCAGCTTCCTGCGGCTGCTTGATGCCACTGCCCACCCAGGGAAGCGGCCAGAAGCCCGGTTGCTCACacagcctcctgtggctgtgcgGTGCCGGCGCGAGCGGCCAGGAGCTCGGGTGCCCAGAAGTGAGTCATTGCAATGAGGAAAGGTTAGtctaccctctctctctctccttccccgaGGTCTGGTATTGTTCCAGACTCCATCTGACAACCCTATCACAGGGTGATGATTGGCTCGGAGCTTCCTAACAGTTTGAGATTGCCCATGCCAGCTGTTTGTGTCTGGTCCCAGCTCCCATAGTAGCCGTTTTGTGATGGCCAGAAATGAACATAGGCTGAACAATGTTGGAGGCTCCTGCTGTAAGCCGATAGGTAGCTTGCAGCATATTTTTCACATTCTTCATTAAAGCACATTCTCAGGTTCCGTTGTGAAGAACAGGATCCTGGGCGGGACTGGAAGCAGCTTTATAGATAGATACATGTTTGGATCAATAGTAGGGTTGCCCAGTCTTCCTGGCAACCATCAATAAGTGGGGTGCAGGGAGCGGATACTTATTTATGCACGGGCTTGCTCCTGCACCTTGATGTCATTTCCGTTTTTTTAAGAATCACTCCAAAAACATAGTCAACGGGCAATGCCAAAATCAAAGCTTGGCTGACTTAGAACAGGCCCGAAGCTCATTACAATCCCTCATCCATGTCTTTCAGCGCAACAGGAGGAAGCAAGAAGGCAGCATGCAAGAGTTTTAGCTTTGTCCCCTTCCAAAATCAACAACAGAAAGCAGGACATTTGTGCCAGACTGGAATGTGCGTGTCACAAATGCTCTGGATCAACGGACGTCAAGGGAGCATCTCGGGTACGCATGAGGCTGCACCTACCAGCACCCCTCCGCCACTCACCCACCTTTTATTTTCTCTGGGCTGGAAGAGAAAACAAATTCGACACTGGCTTCGAAAGGGAAGCGTTCATCTggagagagaaaacagagaagtgaAGAGTAGAGCAATTGCCAGTCTCACAGCTCACACCTACACCAATACTTCAATTCAGTTTGGAAAAAAGCTTAGAAAGAAATGATTGATTCTGGCAGCTCAGGACTGATCTTTTATTCCAAGCTAGACAGCGTTTGCTCAGTAGTTGGAGGAAAGGCACTCTGTTCATGCTCAGTGACACTTTCCTTTATAATGTCTCTTTggttctgtttctttaaaaaagggtCATGGCTGCAAATAAGAGGGGACTATGTTGAAGGAGGAAAGGTGGGCGGCTATACTTTTTAAGattctttttctaaataaataattgatGTGAACATAGCCCAAACATTCCTTAGAGCTAGTCCAGAAAGAATAGGCCTCAAAGaatctctacacaaggcatcgtacaggaggatgctcaagtgtagggagatgcaatgttagctgggaagcatagtttaaaaagaaagactaTCAATTTCaactctctacacagagccagcatagatcactcctcagagggtttgttaatttcaccttcgcctcccctaaggctctgtcaatttcacctttcctaTGATCAAGCCATTTCTCAAGCTGTTCCTTGCCTCTCTGTACTTATACAACCTTCTGAAACTAGATTTCAGAAGAGTAGCAAAATCACTTGGCTGGTCTCAATTTTTGAATGCTTCTTAGGACATTCATGGGAGAAAAAATTCTGGCCAACCGTATTTATATGcatagagggtttttaaaaaatagattataAAAATATAACCACCCCCCGCCCCAACCTGTAAGTGGTACACCCTGGGAAGGACTCTACCAGTGGATTTTACTGAACaccggggccgtttccacacggcttaccttattctgcaaaatagcaaaatctcgtgcgaaatctcgcgcgaagacgctgttatcacgtgagaagacgcgataatagcttcttcttgtgagatttcgcgcgagatttcgctattttgcagaataaggtaagccgtgtggaaacggccatggattAATCTTCAGTCTGCTACAGCAAAGATTTAAAGAGTTTTGTGGCACCACTTAAAAGATTAACTTATTTTTACAGCactaatttgtatttatttatttagctcatttatagcccgcctttggGAACAGATTTTTTGCCTATGAAAACTGGTTCTGCAATAAATTATCTGGCCTTGGCTCTGGTTGCAAAATCTCCCTATTTACATGACTGCACATCCGTTTTGCAAAGTGAGCTGACAACAACTTCACAAGATGCTTTAAAGTGGAGAAAGCAGCACGGAGGAGAAAGCAACCCCTGCTCCTTTCCCACATATTCCACAGGCAGGAAAAGAATCCGGGAAGGCACAAAACTCCTCTTGAGCATCGGATTCAAAGTCCTTGTGTGGTCGACCAGACGCACACAAGAATTTTACAACACATAAAAAGACTCAACTGCCCCAGGACTTTACCACCTTCATTCTCAAAGGGAGGCGTTTTCGCGTacctctccaggcttcatccaGCTCGTCTTTGCTAAACCACAGTTGGTTGCTATGGATGGTGCAGGTATGGAACTGGACCCGGAAAACAACATCCCGCTCGGCTCCCTGGAGCTGCTTGTGATAGCATTTCACCTGGGGGTGGGAAATGGGTGCAAGAGATGCTACAGGGCACAGCTGTCCCAGTTGGGGTGCATGCTTCCTGCAACCCCCTACtaaacatatacacacacacacctaggcaGAGGAAAGATAAAAGCATGGGGCAGTTGGCACCTGCCAATGCATAACAGCGCCAACATAACCATAGCTGATTCCATTGAGCCCATAGGTGTTTCGTTGCACAACTAAAGATTTATCTCAAGAAATAGTGGGAGGGGAATGTGTCCCATGAAGGATGCCGAATGGTATGgcagagcctgatctcatcatctccgaagctaagcagggtcagtacttggatgggagacccccaaggaagactctgccaaggaaggccacggcaaaccccctctgcttcttaCGTGTCTTAAAAACCCCTTGATGGGGTTGCTgtaagttagggccaagctacaagtgacgaatgacacttgaacggcaagtggatcgagtggagggcaagtgaacagggagaaatccacttgccgttcaagtgtcattcgtcactagtagcttggcccttagttgcagCTGGACAGCACAGAAATATATACAAGCTATTACAGATTATGAGGTCTTTTGGAATCCTGTAACCATTATCATACACAATCTCAAAGTGGAAACTGAAGAATGCAACGTGGGATTTGCGGTCAAGTTTACAAGCTGAATTGCAGCATTGCGGTAATAATAGCGGCATGAGTTGCTTCCCAGCATTACAGGGAAGTGAAGGAGTAAGAGGAAGAGCCACCGAAGCTGGAAGAAGGCCTTTGCTCAGGGGAGAGGTGGGAGACAAGCCAATTCCCACCTCTGGTCCTGAACTCACCATGACATCCCCCTTCAGGAGCAAGGCTGGCTCCAGGGTGATGCAGAGCTTCTGAGATCCGCTGGTCCCATGGAGGCTGCTGTTAAGACGCAGAGAAACACAAGGGGAGCAGGATTAAagcccagcagagattgctccttaaCCCAGAAGAATCCAGAGGACTCTCTTAGGCAATCTTTGCTCCTAGAGACTACCAATTGCTACTTACTAGATCCCCGAGGTATAGACCAGCTGCATGGATTGATAGATCTTCAGGAAAGGTTGATAGCCtaaaagaagaaagataaattAAAAGATAAATAGAacttggctgattccacacacgttggataatgcactttcaatgcactttatcaatcgtttgaggtggattttttgttccgcacacaacaaaatccgttccaaatgatctataaagaggattggaagtgcattatcccacATGCGTGGAATCATTCCTTGTCTAATACTGTTCCTTTCTGCAGCAAATTCCATACATTAATTATCTGTACAGTCAAACTGGACT encodes:
- the TNS2 gene encoding tensin-2 isoform X4, with protein sequence MERKYDFDLTYITERIISVFFPPALEEQRYRGNLREVAQMLKSKHEDKYMLLNLSEKRHDIIRLNPKVQDFGWPDLHAPPLDKICSICKAMENWLNSDPQHVVVLHCKGNKGKTGVIVAAYMYYSKISASADQALSTLTMRKFCEDKVAASLQPSQKRYIHYFSGLLSGSIKMNSNTLFLHHVLLPAIPAFEAGGGYQPFLKIYQSMQLVYTSGIYSLHGTSGSQKLCITLEPALLLKGDVMVKCYHKQLQGAERDVVFRVQFHTCTIHSNQLWFSKDELDEAWRDERFPFEASVEFVFSSSPEKIKGRETYRNHAAATVDYNISDPIVRWDSYEHFNLRHEDSLEDVSHTRGPLDGSLYARVKKKCDLSDFSSSNGSPSSPESPPQQGGRLLSISSDSGHSSMLTEKADDNTPPSRLQPTLAEKEELDRLLGGFGVQPPSRQQSEGNCSHDIPASTVAPKERETAILEDELSDVGPPGHHFSYQTHRPGLARHCSCRLGYRSHSPERPHNIGYYRPDGTLERRQPIYNGGHTHTHPEGYEEKQRVYRSLSEGVQPHSYPFSHEPLPPHSPSRREPEELIILEDPPTFLCPCQDCQEVAREEARMPTASFYGLRLDREPDLWGMENTRPSLHHPLHRGGQPVPLLMPATYGHHHVSHGQHQAFNFEPKMVPPHLNLGYPAHQRAKIMEENAEPFPYPRYGPAYPPVASYTYGRAPGKTCISPYASGYSGSPHSGSISPTSQLYPTPRKHGYEPLENSEGYLLPGAPERPRELQECREAVSWQEVPSPLQQHLQDGRATCADISGPPMHTSSPVFSSDSPGTRKHGNTATNPPEPTLHSAPEELASPGWKRGPEKMASPSSPTQTPSPMQAFTHLPAFRPQTNGTSLRLGLQSPQACSRAHCTSSPPHISPTTKHSIFQEAQPHQNGSEMSGPHTAAASRDLSAEDKLGHQIGPVVERQAQRSSPVVPCHGQPSPTCRTVSSTPASPQSPTACNGRLHNERAGPEMSTLSHCPNNSPSLGHCSISVQPPALNYGLTDTQGSPTPAFPIATAYYTGVESSPSSRDHLCEQQQPPLPEKHHALGARNWERTSPPGRSPGSAHHVTFAPGVPDGMTSGSEPQQENQVSVKFVQDTSKFWYKPHLSRDQAIALLKDKEPGTFLIRDSNSFQGAYGLALKVATPPPNSINHSTKGDPAEQLVRHFLIETGPKGVKIKGCNNEPHFGSLPALVSQHSITPISLPCRLRIPSKDLVLESPELAVPTNMSTAADLLRQGAACSVLYLSSVETESLTGPQAVAKAATSTLSATPRASACVVHFKVSAQGITLTDNQRKLFFRRHYPVSSVTFCSTDPQDRRWANPDGTTSKIFGFVAKKQGSPCENICHLFAELDPEQPASAIVNFITKVMLGTHRR